The following are from one region of the Mixophyes fleayi isolate aMixFle1 chromosome 7, aMixFle1.hap1, whole genome shotgun sequence genome:
- the JPT2 gene encoding jupiter microtubule associated homolog 2, whose product MTSTHTFLGLESDSKPSSRVLKPPGGGSSCIFGNAEEVAAPRRQQRASTNIFGSATEQDSAPKRSNPPGGKTSGIFQDPDPVKAAARQNPSGGKANNIFGEGQLPTSPKAHPNKPKDNITLKEPEVTKTATPVKADPPAPKPEVKTPVAKERVVVPDPALAAHEPHLGPRPRSHNRVLNPPGGKSSVTFY is encoded by the exons AGTGTTGAAGCCACCAGGAGGGGGATCAAGCTGCATTTTTGGCAATGCTGAGGAAGTTGCTGCCCCAAGACGACAACAGAGGGCGTCCACCAACATCTTTGGGTCAGCGACAGAGCAGGACAGCGCACCGAAGAGGTCCAACCCGCCAG GTGGAAAGACGAGCGGTATATTCCAGGACCCAGACCCGGTGAAGGCTGCTGCACGCCAGAACCCATCCGGGGGAAAGGCCAACAACATTTTTGGTGAAGGGCAGCTGCCCACAAGCCCCAAGGCACATCCAAATAAACCGAAG gATAACATCACTTTAAAAGAACCAGAAGTTACAAAAACAGCAACCCCAG TAAAAGCTGATCCGCCCGCTCCCAAACCAGAAGTAAAGACTCCAGTTGCCAAAGAACGGGTTGTGGTGCCGGACCCGGCTCTCGCCGCACACGAACCTCACCTTGGGCCGAGGCCTCGCTCCCACAACAGAGTTCTGAACCCGCCAGGGGGCAAATCCAGTGTCACCTTCTATTAA